The following proteins are co-located in the Manihot esculenta cultivar AM560-2 chromosome 9, M.esculenta_v8, whole genome shotgun sequence genome:
- the LOC110622162 gene encoding pentatricopeptide repeat-containing protein At2g06000: MNLLLLNTPPFRVRASTIVIAHFHAHTHTQGGFRPFPDGEVIRNHEAWFVKVVATLFVRSRSLDACLGYLCENLTPVIAFEVINRFDNPKVGFKFLEFSRLNLSVTHSFSTYNLQIRSLCQMGLHDLAKKVFDYMNSDGHLPDGTLLGFLVTSLVVAGKFDLARELLADLRAEKIRINTFVYNSLLNELVKRNQVNEAICFFKEHLVLQSPPDTWTFNILIRGLCKAGEVDRAFEIFNDMGRFGCLPDLVTYNTLINGLCKVNELDRGCDLLKEVKSRKDCSPDVVTYTSIISGFCKLGKMGEASVLFEEMIKSGINPNVVTFNVLIDGFGKIGDMVAAENMHEKMVSFGCEPDVVTLTSMIDGYCRIGQVHLALKRWDMMKARNISPNVYTYSVLVNALCKHNRLHEARDFLRQLKCSNVTPKPFIYNPVIDGYCKSGNVDEANVIVTEMEEKRCNPDKVTFTILIIGHCMKGRMHESINIFNKMLAIGCAPDSITIRALVSCLLKAGMPNEAFHIARTSPEDLNLSFLSFRATIPLKTNADIPVAA; encoded by the coding sequence ATGAACCTCCTGTTACTCAATACCCCGCCTTTCAGGGTTCGAGCCTCCACGATTGTCATTGCCCATTTTCACGCTCACACTCACACTCAAGGAGGATTTCGTCCCTTCCCTGACGGAGAGGTAATAAGAAATCACGAGGCTTGGTTTGTTAAAGTTGTAGCTACCCTTTTTGTCCGTTCGCGTTCTTTGGATGCTTGTTTGGGGTATTTGTGTGAGAACTTGACCCCTGTGATAGCATTCGAGGTAATTAACCGGTTTGATAATCCAAAAGTGGGTTTCAAGTTCTTGGAGTTCAGTAGATTGAATTTGAGTGTCACTCATTCTTTTTCAACTTACAATTTGCAAATAAGGTCTTTATGTCAAATGGGTCTCCATGATTTGGCGAAAAAGGTGTTTGATTACATGAATAGTGATGGGCATTTGCCTGATGGTACACTTTTAGGATTTTTGGTAACTTCACTTGTGGTAGCAGGCAAGTTTGATCTGGCAAGGGAACTGCTTGCTGACCTTCGGGCTGAGAAGATTAGGATTAATACTTTTGTTTATAATAGTTTGTTAAATGAATTGGTTAAGAGGAATCAGGTAAATGAGGCTATTTGCTTCTTTAAAGAGCATTTGGTATTGCAATCACCTCCTGATACTTGGACCTTCAATATTCTCATCCGAGGTCTCTGCAAAGCAGGAGAAGTTGATAGAGCTTTTGAAATTTTCAATGATATGGGGAGGTTTGGTTGTTTACCTGATCTTGTTACATATAACACTCTGATAAATGGATTGTGTAAAGTTAATGAATTAGATAGAGGTTGTGACCTATTGAAGGAAGTTAAGTCGAGAAAAGATTGTTCACCTGATGTCGTGACTTATACATCTATTATATCTGGGTTTTGCAAACTGGGTAAGATGGGGGAAGCCTCAGTCCTTTTTGAGGAGATGATTAAGTCTGGGATTAATCCCAATGTGGTAACTTTTAATGTTCTTATTGATGGCTTTGGCAAGATTGGTGACATGGTTGCAGcagaaaacatgcatgaaaagATGGTTTCTTTTGGCTGTGAACCTGATGTAGTTACTTTAACTTCCATGATTGATGGTTATTGTCGAATTGGACAAGTTCACCTGGCTTTGAAGAGGTGGGATATGATGAAAGCAAGAAATATATCTCCAAATGTTTATACTTATTCAGTTCTTGTCAATGCCCTATGCAAGCATAATAGACTTCACGAAGCTCGTGACTTTTTAAGGCAGTTGAAGTGTAGTAATGTCACTCCAAAACCATTTATATACAACCCTGTGATTGATGGATATTGCAAGTCCGGGAATGTGGATGAGGCAAATGTGATTGTGACAGAAATGGAGGAAAAGAGATGCAATCCTGATAAAGTGACATTCACCATTCTTATTATTGGACATTGCATGAAAGGGAGAATGCATGAATCAATTAACATTTTCAATAAGATGTTAGCAATTGGTTGTGCTCCAGATAGCATAACTATTAGGGCACTGGTATCTTGCCTATTGAAGGCTGGGATGCCTAATGAAGCCTTTCACATTGCACGAACATCACCAGAGGACCTCAATTTGAGTTTTTTATCTTTTAGAGCTACTATTCCTTTGAAAACAAATGCAGACATCCCAGTGGCTGCTTGA